One Flagellimonas sp. CMM7 genomic region harbors:
- a CDS encoding N-formylglutamate amidohydrolase: MHKLSVSDIISNIESGKAFEAVSDDYSFTLKIEKYVPYICGAVHDGHQFRQSLWDNCLHTEYERWYEEDPCTKQMVHSFPIVIAGCDSRFEYDLNRPPETAIFDTAWGKQLWKETLPENEKQHSLGKHANFYKVVNTLIGKLESNFQNVIVFDMHSYNWKRWDREVPVWNLGTSNVDNDRYGNLIENWRAKLGALQLPNGIQSTSKINDTFQGNGYFLKYITQNFRNTLVLATEISKIYCDELSGVIYPEVVKSVENQLKDLIPLQVEEFHKSV; this comes from the coding sequence ATGCATAAATTATCAGTTTCTGATATTATTTCCAATATTGAATCAGGGAAAGCTTTTGAGGCGGTTTCCGATGATTATTCTTTTACGTTAAAAATTGAAAAATATGTTCCCTATATATGTGGGGCAGTACATGATGGGCATCAGTTTCGTCAGTCGCTATGGGATAATTGTTTACATACGGAGTATGAACGCTGGTATGAAGAAGACCCCTGCACCAAACAAATGGTGCATAGCTTTCCAATAGTAATTGCCGGTTGCGACAGCAGGTTTGAATACGATTTGAATCGACCTCCAGAAACAGCAATCTTTGATACGGCATGGGGCAAACAGCTGTGGAAAGAAACTTTACCGGAAAACGAAAAACAACATAGTCTTGGTAAACATGCAAATTTCTATAAGGTGGTGAACACTTTAATAGGGAAATTAGAATCCAATTTTCAAAACGTGATTGTTTTTGATATGCATAGCTATAATTGGAAACGATGGGATAGGGAAGTCCCAGTATGGAATTTGGGAACTTCTAACGTGGATAACGATAGGTATGGAAATTTAATAGAAAATTGGAGAGCCAAATTGGGAGCCTTGCAATTGCCAAATGGAATACAATCAACCTCTAAAATCAACGATACCTTCCAAGGAAATGGCTATTTTTTGAAATACATCACACAAAACTTCAGAAACACTTTGGTTTTGGCTACAGAAATCTCCAAAATATACTGCGATGAACTTTCCGGCGTTATTTATCCCGAAGTAGTTAAATCCGTTGAGAATCAACTTAAAGATTTGATACCTTTGCAAGTTGAAGAATTTCACAAGAGTGTATGA
- a CDS encoding flavohemoglobin expression-modulating QEGLA motif protein, with product MIKATQQQELQKEYPALFDIDSNLDRLVKRIELLSYVNPLNIEKEKHRFFASKYTKEPEFKYPKLKFDPYKLQRLFFSQRLERIEDESIRKLYQDVIYYYANMIQCIETIGRGKNFYYNSLRAFGTPTEKDVQNARFILHFKDEPSSVDMDKVFSPDDAKTYFEDYITRYNFPLKIRFSTNIAAEAMVSNSSQTLLIKKNVKFSKNQLLTLANHEIGVHLVTTFNGLDQPLKIFSNGLPKNVETQEGLSVFSEYMGGALTLKRLKELAYRVMAADGLIKGYSFADTFDLIHGQYKLNKEEAFGITLRAHRGGGFTKDRLYLSGLRKIYKRYQNEEPLDVLFTGKVSLDYEEQIDHLKQLGLAQPITHKSLSFEQKLNTNKILDFILNNLK from the coding sequence ATGATTAAGGCAACACAACAACAAGAACTACAAAAGGAATATCCTGCGCTATTTGATATTGACTCGAACCTTGATCGCTTAGTAAAACGAATTGAGTTGCTCAGCTATGTGAATCCCTTGAACATAGAAAAGGAGAAACATCGCTTTTTTGCTTCAAAATATACCAAAGAGCCAGAATTCAAGTATCCAAAACTAAAATTTGACCCCTATAAACTGCAACGACTTTTCTTTTCACAACGATTGGAACGTATTGAGGATGAATCTATCCGTAAGCTATATCAAGATGTGATATATTATTATGCCAATATGATTCAATGCATTGAGACCATTGGACGAGGAAAAAATTTTTACTATAATTCCCTTAGAGCATTTGGTACTCCTACAGAAAAGGATGTTCAGAATGCTAGGTTTATACTTCACTTTAAGGACGAGCCCAGTTCGGTAGATATGGACAAAGTGTTTTCTCCAGATGATGCCAAAACCTATTTTGAAGACTATATAACACGCTATAACTTCCCATTAAAAATTCGCTTTTCAACCAATATAGCTGCAGAGGCGATGGTTAGTAATAGTTCGCAGACCTTGTTGATAAAGAAGAATGTAAAGTTCAGTAAAAATCAATTGTTGACCTTGGCCAATCATGAAATAGGAGTGCATTTGGTGACCACATTCAATGGTCTAGATCAGCCATTAAAAATATTTTCCAATGGATTACCCAAAAATGTGGAAACCCAAGAAGGATTATCTGTTTTTAGTGAATATATGGGAGGTGCTCTTACGCTAAAGCGATTAAAAGAATTAGCCTATAGAGTAATGGCTGCGGATGGTCTTATAAAGGGCTATAGCTTTGCTGATACTTTTGATTTGATTCATGGTCAATATAAGTTGAATAAGGAAGAAGCATTTGGGATTACGTTAAGAGCTCATCGAGGAGGTGGTTTTACCAAAGATAGATTGTATTTAAGTGGATTGCGAAAAATATACAAACGATATCAAAATGAAGAACCTTTAGATGTTCTATTTACAGGTAAGGTTTCATTAGACTATGAAGAGCAGATTGACCATCTGAAGCAATTAGGTTTGGCGCAACCTATTACACATAAAAGTCTGTCATTTGAGCAAAAGCTGAACACCAACAAGATTTTAGATTTTATATTGAACAACCTTAAATAA
- a CDS encoding mechanosensitive ion channel family protein has translation MEQLSHKIYNYLVHSGLSAEWAAYINMAIMLIGVLVILLLIDFVLRKLLIGLFSRLSVSSKTHFDDFLVKNRAPRNIAHIIPLVILFKALPFIFRDFPATESLLLKVIEVLGIFLFLWIVRSLLHTIKDFLKTLPNLKDKPIDSYIQVFMIFAWAIGLFFAFSVITGVELWKFLTALGTASAVIILVFRDTIMGFVASIQVSINDMVRIGDWITFDKYGADGDVIEINLATVKVQNFDKTITTIPTYALISDSFKNWRGMANSDGRRIKRALLIKQESVRFLNKEDVESLQKIEMLTQYLKKRDADITKYNTENNVDKSLLINGKNLTNVGVFRKYVDTYLHNHSGINKEMMIMARQLPPTSQGIPLEIYAFSSDKRWENYEYIMADIFDHLLAAIPFFNLEGFELPSSGNFKLK, from the coding sequence ATGGAACAACTTTCACACAAAATTTATAACTATTTAGTTCATTCTGGACTTTCAGCCGAATGGGCCGCATATATTAACATGGCCATTATGCTGATTGGTGTGCTGGTCATTCTGTTGCTGATTGATTTTGTTTTAAGAAAACTGCTGATTGGTTTGTTCTCCCGTCTTTCAGTAAGTTCAAAGACCCATTTTGATGATTTCCTGGTCAAAAATCGCGCTCCACGTAATATTGCACATATTATCCCTTTAGTAATATTGTTTAAAGCACTTCCATTTATTTTTAGGGATTTCCCAGCAACCGAGTCTTTGTTATTAAAAGTAATCGAAGTATTGGGTATTTTTCTCTTTTTATGGATTGTTAGGAGTCTGCTGCATACCATAAAAGACTTCCTCAAAACCTTACCCAATCTAAAAGACAAACCCATAGACAGCTATATTCAAGTGTTTATGATTTTTGCATGGGCCATTGGACTTTTCTTTGCCTTTTCAGTAATTACAGGAGTTGAACTATGGAAGTTCCTGACCGCCCTTGGAACGGCATCAGCGGTAATTATACTCGTTTTTCGAGATACCATAATGGGTTTTGTAGCAAGTATTCAAGTATCTATTAATGATATGGTTCGTATTGGTGATTGGATTACCTTCGATAAATATGGTGCAGATGGTGATGTTATTGAAATAAACCTAGCAACCGTAAAAGTTCAGAATTTTGATAAAACTATAACTACAATCCCAACCTATGCCCTGATTTCCGATTCGTTCAAGAATTGGCGCGGTATGGCCAATTCAGATGGAAGACGTATCAAAAGGGCACTTTTGATCAAACAAGAAAGTGTACGCTTTTTGAATAAAGAAGATGTGGAATCGCTTCAAAAAATAGAAATGTTAACTCAGTATCTTAAAAAAAGAGATGCCGATATAACAAAGTATAATACCGAAAACAACGTGGATAAATCCCTGTTAATAAACGGTAAGAACCTAACGAACGTTGGTGTTTTTAGAAAATATGTGGATACCTATTTACATAACCATTCCGGTATTAATAAAGAAATGATGATTATGGCCCGTCAATTGCCCCCTACTTCGCAAGGAATACCGTTAGAGATATATGCCTTCAGTAGTGATAAACGCTGGGAGAACTATGAATATATTATGGCGGACATATTTGATCACCTTTTGGCTGCCATTCCCTTCTTTAATCTTGAAGGCTTTGAATTGCCCAGTAGCGGAAATTTTAAATTAAAGTGA
- a CDS encoding thiol-disulfide oxidoreductase DCC family protein, with protein MENDKKIILFDGVCNLCNGAIQFIIKRDKNDTFRYAALQSEIGERLIAERAIDTTKVDSIILIEPGVAYFTKSDAALQISKGFGGFWKVMGIFTWIPKSFRDVIYDLIAKNRYKWFGRKDACMIPTAELKAKFLN; from the coding sequence GTGGAAAATGATAAAAAAATCATCTTGTTCGATGGGGTCTGTAACCTCTGCAATGGCGCTATCCAATTTATCATCAAACGAGATAAAAATGACACGTTTCGCTATGCGGCGCTGCAAAGTGAAATTGGAGAACGGTTGATTGCTGAACGTGCTATTGATACCACTAAAGTAGATTCTATTATATTGATTGAACCAGGAGTTGCCTATTTTACCAAATCAGATGCTGCTTTACAAATAAGTAAAGGTTTCGGTGGATTTTGGAAAGTAATGGGCATCTTCACTTGGATACCTAAATCTTTCCGAGACGTCATTTACGACCTTATTGCAAAAAATAGATACAAATGGTTCGGAAGAAAAGATGCCTGTATGATTCCTACTGCTGAATTAAAGGCCAAGTTTTTAAACTAG
- a CDS encoding amidohydrolase family protein: MKKLVFGFVLTSLFCSYAQKTAIKNPESLHMELTSGKWFNGSTFEERTVWVKDGILSFSKENTQNDTVIDLTGKYVIPPFAEAHNHNLESDYELEERINTYLDNGVFYVKHLSSIKKRIDPLMHHYNKPSGIDVSLAHAPLTATGGHPVALRKRFLGYGHFEGLFNTVEEIESHGYFIVDTEKELNRKWNQVLSFKPDFIKINLLYSEEFLKRKNDTAYFGKKGLDPDLVPAIVSKAHLNNLRVSAHVSTAHDFHVAVTSGVDEIAHLPEIHNGKPIALADVKLAKQKDIIVVTTASLVTKNTKRPNYDQLVANIRSNLKILKDADITIAIGSDMYNDNSVGEFQFLNNLNLFSNLDLLKMWCENSAITTFPNRKIAFLKEGYEASFLVLDVNPLERIDSINKSIKLRVKQGTILN, from the coding sequence ATGAAAAAACTAGTTTTTGGGTTTGTCCTTACCTCGCTTTTTTGTTCCTACGCCCAAAAAACGGCAATCAAAAACCCAGAAAGCCTGCATATGGAACTTACTAGCGGTAAGTGGTTTAATGGTAGCACCTTCGAGGAAAGAACCGTTTGGGTAAAAGACGGTATTTTAAGTTTTTCTAAGGAGAATACCCAAAATGATACTGTTATAGACCTGACAGGTAAATATGTGATTCCACCCTTTGCCGAGGCGCATAACCATAACCTGGAAAGCGATTACGAATTGGAAGAACGCATTAACACCTACTTGGATAATGGTGTGTTTTATGTAAAACATTTGTCCTCCATAAAAAAACGAATAGATCCATTAATGCACCATTACAACAAACCAAGTGGTATAGATGTGAGCCTAGCACATGCCCCTTTAACAGCAACTGGTGGCCATCCCGTTGCTCTGAGAAAAAGATTTTTAGGATATGGCCATTTCGAAGGACTTTTCAATACTGTAGAAGAAATTGAGTCGCACGGTTATTTTATTGTGGATACTGAAAAGGAGCTCAACCGAAAATGGAATCAGGTGTTATCTTTCAAGCCCGATTTTATAAAAATCAACCTGCTTTATTCAGAAGAATTTTTAAAACGGAAAAACGATACCGCTTATTTTGGTAAAAAGGGCCTAGATCCAGACTTAGTGCCAGCCATCGTTTCAAAAGCACACCTTAACAATTTAAGGGTAAGTGCACATGTGTCCACAGCTCATGATTTTCATGTGGCGGTAACCTCTGGAGTCGATGAAATTGCACACCTACCAGAAATTCATAATGGCAAGCCCATTGCTTTAGCCGACGTAAAATTGGCTAAACAAAAAGATATCATAGTGGTTACCACAGCATCTTTGGTAACGAAAAACACTAAAAGGCCCAATTACGACCAATTGGTAGCGAATATTCGTTCAAATTTGAAAATTCTTAAAGATGCAGACATTACCATTGCCATTGGTTCCGATATGTATAATGATAATTCGGTGGGAGAATTCCAGTTCCTGAACAACTTAAACCTGTTCAGTAATCTGGACTTACTTAAAATGTGGTGCGAAAACTCGGCAATCACAACCTTTCCCAACAGAAAGATAGCCTTTTTAAAAGAGGGCTATGAGGCTAGTTTTTTAGTGTTGGATGTAAATCCTTTGGAACGTATTGACAGCATAAACAAGTCAATCAAGTTAAGGGTTAAACAGGGTACTATTCTAAATTGA
- a CDS encoding antibiotic biosynthesis monooxygenase, with amino-acid sequence MIRIIYHWNVAPEKLELFVETWKATTNKIHKEVKGARGSFMLQSDNDPTAIKTIARWDSLDYWKKFWHEGNHSQMGSMHDLGERVSVEIFREIDDFTS; translated from the coding sequence ATGATACGGATTATATACCACTGGAACGTAGCACCAGAAAAATTGGAACTTTTTGTTGAGACGTGGAAAGCAACAACCAATAAAATTCATAAAGAGGTTAAGGGAGCTAGAGGTAGTTTTATGTTACAAAGCGATAATGACCCAACAGCAATAAAAACTATAGCAAGGTGGGATTCTCTTGATTACTGGAAGAAATTTTGGCATGAGGGCAACCATAGCCAAATGGGATCCATGCATGATTTGGGAGAACGGGTCTCCGTAGAAATCTTTAGGGAAATTGATGATTTTACAAGCTAA
- a CDS encoding CPBP family intramembrane glutamic endopeptidase, which translates to MKLTLKKIVHFPIVKMVLGIAICLAVLIGIQNLVTKPLIHHFIDSKPIGDTIVNYISVVVLLACYFYFFKIADKRDIKELSKTNLKTELFGGFLFGFSVLSLVILILYLLGYFTVDGISDFSYLLAPFSFLIIAALIEEVFFRLIIYRITENWLGTYLALLIISIIFTVPHLLNDNVTLLSVLLLLTFGFAHSIMYTYTKRLWLPFAFHLGWNFAQPFYGSNLSGTEEEHILNSNFNGPTLLIGSDFGIEDSIFSIILLLIVCILFLRLSIRQNKIVKTSYSKSYK; encoded by the coding sequence ATGAAACTTACCTTAAAAAAAATAGTTCACTTTCCCATAGTTAAAATGGTTTTGGGCATTGCAATCTGTCTTGCCGTGCTTATCGGGATTCAAAATTTAGTCACAAAGCCCTTAATACATCACTTTATTGACAGTAAGCCAATTGGAGACACCATTGTAAATTATATTTCTGTTGTTGTATTGTTAGCATGCTATTTTTATTTTTTCAAAATAGCTGATAAAAGAGACATTAAAGAACTCTCTAAAACAAATTTAAAAACAGAATTGTTTGGTGGTTTTCTGTTTGGATTTTCGGTTTTATCATTGGTCATATTAATACTGTATTTATTGGGTTACTTTACCGTTGATGGCATTTCTGACTTTTCTTATCTGTTAGCGCCTTTTTCATTTCTGATAATCGCAGCTTTAATTGAAGAGGTTTTTTTTAGACTGATCATATATCGAATTACCGAAAATTGGCTGGGAACTTACTTGGCTTTGCTCATAATATCTATAATTTTTACAGTGCCACATTTGTTAAATGACAATGTTACATTGCTATCGGTTCTGCTGCTATTGACCTTTGGATTTGCACATAGCATAATGTACACCTATACAAAAAGGTTATGGTTACCTTTTGCGTTTCATTTAGGGTGGAACTTTGCGCAACCATTTTATGGTTCTAACCTCTCTGGCACAGAAGAAGAGCATATCCTTAATTCCAATTTTAACGGCCCCACTCTACTCATAGGAAGTGACTTTGGCATAGAAGATTCTATTTTCTCCATAATTTTACTGCTTATAGTTTGTATTCTATTTTTGAGATTATCAATTAGACAAAATAAAATAGTAAAAACAAGCTACAGTAAGAGCTATAAATAA
- a CDS encoding S10 family peptidase, which produces MKNQLLSTVLVLFTFVAFAQEKSEKKEIPDAEIFTSTQSVTINGKTITLATETGTVQLRDENDKPIALFGFTHYRKTNSSKNRPIVFAFNGGPLSASFWLHFGVLGPKRIEINDPSYTKPAPYKVVNNEFSILDKADLVMIDPVGVGFSKPIGDAKWEDFWGVDQDIRSIGLFIEQFIIKTDKMNAPKYLLGESYGTFRNAGLVKHLQDKGITMNGVIMVSAVFDLQHLLFGPGDDTAYLIHFPTYAATAWYHNKVKNKGESLEAFLAEVRTFTQNEYAPALLKGDQLSASEKAAVAQKLADYSGVSQAYYLKADLRVTNGEYFQEALRDKGLTVGRLDSRFTGINEDPLSQSSLTDPQSDAISPPYISAFKDYLYNDLNVRKDLSYTTSASTRKNFKWDWKHNGNVVWNMQVATTTLPDMTSAMKRNPNLKILILNGYYDLATVFYGVEHSINHMGLDADLKKNIIMKYYEAGHMMYTHIPSMQKFKKDVDAFIDQTTN; this is translated from the coding sequence ATGAAAAACCAATTGTTATCCACAGTGCTCGTGCTGTTCACCTTTGTTGCATTTGCCCAAGAAAAATCAGAAAAAAAAGAAATTCCTGATGCCGAAATCTTCACCTCTACCCAGTCCGTGACCATCAATGGAAAAACTATTACCCTTGCTACAGAGACGGGAACGGTGCAGCTCAGGGATGAAAATGACAAACCCATAGCGTTATTTGGCTTCACACATTATAGAAAAACGAATTCGAGTAAAAATAGACCCATTGTCTTTGCTTTTAACGGAGGTCCATTGTCCGCTTCCTTTTGGTTGCATTTTGGCGTATTGGGACCAAAACGCATTGAAATCAATGATCCCTCATATACCAAACCAGCTCCTTATAAAGTGGTCAATAATGAGTTTTCCATTTTGGATAAGGCGGATTTGGTGATGATAGACCCTGTAGGTGTTGGCTTTAGCAAACCTATTGGTGATGCCAAATGGGAAGATTTTTGGGGTGTGGATCAAGACATCCGCAGTATAGGTCTGTTCATAGAACAGTTTATCATAAAAACCGACAAGATGAACGCTCCCAAATACTTGCTTGGGGAAAGCTACGGTACCTTTAGAAATGCCGGCTTGGTAAAACATCTTCAAGACAAGGGTATTACTATGAACGGGGTGATTATGGTATCTGCTGTTTTTGATTTACAGCATTTATTGTTTGGTCCAGGAGACGACACCGCCTATTTAATTCATTTCCCAACCTATGCGGCAACTGCTTGGTATCATAACAAGGTAAAAAACAAGGGTGAAAGCTTGGAGGCTTTTCTAGCTGAGGTAAGAACCTTTACCCAAAACGAATATGCTCCTGCCCTACTGAAAGGCGATCAATTAAGCGCTTCGGAAAAAGCAGCTGTCGCACAAAAGTTGGCGGACTATTCTGGGGTAAGCCAAGCGTATTACTTAAAAGCTGACCTAAGGGTCACCAATGGCGAGTATTTTCAAGAAGCACTAAGAGATAAAGGTCTTACAGTAGGTAGGCTAGATTCTAGATTTACCGGAATCAATGAGGATCCGTTGTCGCAGTCGTCGCTTACAGACCCGCAGAGCGATGCCATCTCTCCACCATACATCTCTGCTTTTAAGGACTATTTGTACAACGATTTAAACGTTAGAAAAGATTTGAGCTATACCACTAGTGCAAGTACCAGGAAAAATTTTAAGTGGGATTGGAAACATAATGGTAACGTTGTTTGGAACATGCAAGTGGCCACAACCACCTTGCCAGACATGACCTCTGCCATGAAAAGAAACCCTAATTTAAAGATTTTAATCCTTAACGGATATTACGATCTGGCCACGGTCTTTTATGGCGTAGAGCATTCCATAAACCATATGGGATTGGATGCTGATTTAAAAAAGAACATCATCATGAAATATTATGAGGCTGGCCATATGATGTATACACATATACCTTCTATGCAGAAATTTAAAAAGGATGTGGACGCGTTTATCGATCAAACCACCAACTAG
- a CDS encoding DUF3999 family protein: protein MKITVKSYTWLLLLLCSYAYGQMEQYDYKRELKEVSEQWHELVLPKDIFGKVSQNLSDIRIFGITNNDTIESPYLIRRNVEKISNKEVVFKMLNTATHNDKGYFFTFEIPTTEPINQIQLEFKQQNFDWQLKLEGSQDQQEWFTITDNYRMLSIKNEITDFQFTKLTFPSSKYRFFRLLIDSKEKPELSAASVSEYEITKGIYENHSIKKTETKQNKLLKQTEIDIELQLASAVSHIDIGIKDTFDYYRPVTIKYLTDSLKTEQGWKYNYSTLASGTLNSINENEIKCGSTTLKKLKILIHNQDSQALTLGTIKVKGYVHELVARFTEPVTYFLTYGNNKAVRPHYDIDRFTDKIPKELTAIEIGNELTIEKDGVPVTEPLFQNKNWLWGIMILMILLLGWFSLKMIKKK from the coding sequence ATGAAAATAACAGTTAAATCGTATACCTGGCTTCTTTTGTTATTATGTTCATATGCTTATGGACAGATGGAACAGTATGATTATAAGCGTGAGTTAAAAGAGGTTTCTGAACAATGGCATGAACTGGTTTTACCAAAGGATATCTTTGGTAAGGTTTCGCAGAACTTATCGGATATCAGAATCTTTGGCATAACCAATAATGACACCATTGAATCTCCCTATCTAATCCGGCGGAATGTGGAAAAGATATCCAATAAGGAAGTTGTATTCAAAATGCTCAATACCGCCACTCACAACGATAAGGGGTATTTTTTCACTTTTGAAATTCCCACAACAGAACCAATAAATCAAATCCAACTAGAATTTAAACAGCAAAATTTTGATTGGCAGCTTAAGCTTGAGGGCAGTCAAGACCAACAGGAATGGTTCACCATTACCGATAATTATCGAATGCTATCAATTAAGAATGAAATAACCGATTTTCAATTCACCAAATTGACTTTTCCGAGTTCAAAGTATCGTTTTTTCCGATTGCTCATAGATAGTAAGGAAAAACCAGAATTGTCGGCCGCAAGTGTTTCGGAATACGAAATCACCAAAGGGATTTATGAAAACCATTCAATTAAGAAGACGGAAACAAAACAAAATAAGCTATTGAAACAGACCGAAATTGATATTGAACTACAACTCGCTTCAGCTGTTAGCCATATTGACATAGGCATTAAGGATACTTTTGATTATTACCGACCTGTAACCATAAAATATCTCACGGACAGCTTAAAAACGGAGCAAGGTTGGAAATACAATTACAGTACGCTCGCGTCTGGAACCTTAAATTCTATTAATGAAAATGAGATTAAATGTGGTAGCACAACACTTAAAAAATTAAAAATCCTAATTCACAATCAAGACAGTCAAGCATTAACACTCGGTACTATCAAGGTAAAAGGATATGTTCATGAACTAGTAGCTCGTTTTACAGAACCTGTGACCTACTTCTTAACATACGGGAACAACAAAGCTGTAAGGCCGCATTATGATATTGACCGATTCACAGATAAGATTCCGAAAGAATTGACAGCCATAGAGATTGGTAACGAACTTACCATAGAAAAGGACGGGGTTCCAGTGACAGAACCTCTTTTCCAAAACAAGAATTGGCTCTGGGGAATCATGATTCTAATGATTTTATTGCTCGGGTGGTTTTCATTAAAAATGATTAAGAAAAAATAG